The DNA region GGCTGTGGTCGTCACGCGATCGAACACCGCGGCCAGGCGATATTCCTCGGGGTCGCTCCCCGCCTCGACGTTGATGCGCGTGTTGCGATGAAAGCCCGTGGCGATCAATTGCTCGGCGGAGGGGTTCGGCAGCAAATCGCCGGCCAGTTGTTCGAGCGTGAACTGATCGAACGGCAAGTCCGCATTCAACGCGTCGACGACCCAATCGCGATAGGGCCAGATCGTACGCGCAAAATCGTGCGCGTAGCCGTCCGAATCGGCATACCGCGCCAGGTCGAGCCAGAGTTGCGCCTGACGCACTCCGAACTGCGGCGACGCCAGCAGCCGTTCGACGACACGCTCATAAGCGTCGGCCGAGTCGTCGGACAAAAACGCCTGCAGCTCGTCGGAAGTCGGCGGCAGGCCCACCAGGTCCAGGCTCACGCGCCGCAGCAAGGTCGCCTTGCCCGCCTCGGGCTCGGGAGACATTCCGGCGGCCTCGATCTTCGCCAGTACAAAGCGGTCGATGGCTCCGCGCGGCCAGGCCGTCGCGTGCACCTCGGGCACCGGCGGACGTTCGATGCGACGATACGCCCAGTGCACTTCGTACGCCGCGCCCGCGTCGATCCAACGCCGCAGCAGGTCGATTTCCTCCGGCGCGAGCGCCTCGCCCGCCTCGAGCGGCGGCATCCGCTCGGCCGGCTCGCCGCTGGAGACCCGCGCGACGAGCAGGCTTTCGGCGCTGTTGGCCGGCACGACCGCTGTTCGCCCCGAGTCGCCTGCGCCGGTCGCCGTTTCGAACTCGTCGAGCCGCAGGCCGCCTTCCTGCGCCGCCGGACCGTGACATTTGAAACACCGCGCTGCCAGCAGCGGACGGACCTCGCGATCGTACGAGGGCGACCGCAAGGTCTCCCCGGCCAGGCACGAGGCGCCCTGCGCCGCGAGCAAGGCCAGGACCCAGCCCATGCGCCAATCATTCCACCACGCGGAACTCATCCGATTCACACCTGGCGATTGTGCCCCATGATCCGCCGTCTGGCTGCCGGCCCCCGTTTGAATCCGGCTGCACTCTCCGCGCCCGAGCAGTTATCATAACTGTTTTCGGGGGTCTCAACCGCGGGTGCCCCGAATCCGGGCGGCCCGCGTGTTCCGTGATGCAGCTATGGCAAATCCGCGTTTTTCGATCTGCATTCCGAACTTCAACTACGAGAAGTACCTCGGCCGCACCATTCAGAGCGTGCTCGATCAGACGTTCCAGGACTTCGAAATTCTGGTTTCGGACAACGCCAGCACCGACCGTTCCGTCGAGGTCGTCCGGAGTTTCGCCGAGCCGCGGATCAAGTTGCACGTCAACCAGCGCAACGTCGGTTTCGCGGGCAATCTCGACCGCGCTGCCCGGATGGCCACCGGCCGGTTCATGATCATGCTCTCGTCGGACGACCTGATGCGCCGCGACGCGCTGGAGGTTTACGCCCGCTTTTTCTCCACCCTGGGCGACCAGGCCGACGCGACCGTGATCAGCTCGAACCCCGAGGTGATCGACCCCGACGATCGCGTCACCGGCCGGGTCGGCATCGAACGGGCCATCTGGCAGGACAGCGATCGCGACGCCGAGCTCGAACACGTCTGTGGCGGCACCACGTTCAAGGTCGAGGCGCGCCCCCTGCTCAAGCGCTGCCTGCTGACGCTCAAGAATCCGCTGTTCTTCGCCTGCACCTGCTATCCCCGCGCACTCTACGAACGGGTCGAAGGCTACGGCGGCGGCCGGCTGATCAATCCGGACAAGTGGTTTAACTGGAAGCTGCTCAGCGCGGGCCGCGCGGCGGCGTTTCTCGATCGCCCGCTGTTCGCCTACCGTGTGCACCCCAGCAATCAGAACTCGCTGCAAACCGCCACGGCCGCGCTCAAGTACATGACCGATCAATACGTCTCGACGCTGGAGATCGACAACGCCTGGCTCAAAGAAGTCGGGCTCGAGCGCCCCGACGTCGAGCGGGCGTTCGTCGAATACGACGTCGCCCGGCATGGGCTGGCCACGCTGGCCCGGGGCGAGCGCGCCCGGGCGCGCCGGATGTTGACCTTCGGCCAGGCCGTCTATCCCTGGCATATGCGCGGCAACCGCCGGGCCAGGGCCCTGCGCGTGCTGCTCGCGCTGGGCCCCCTGGGCCAGGCGATCGCGGCCGGGGCCTATCGCCGCTACCGTGCCGGCGCAGGCGAAGAATCCAACGGTCAATAACCGGCGACGGTCTCATGGCCATGCGACCACCGATCGTCATCTTCTATCACCAGTTGGTCGAGCGTCCGCGCCGCGACCATTACTTCCTGACCAACGCGCTCACGCCCGAGCAGTTTCGCCGCAGCATGGAGCAATTGCGCGCCGGCTGGCACGTGTTGTCGATGGACGAGATGTGCCGGATCTGGCAGGGCGACCGGCGCTGGCCGCCGCGCAGCGTCGTGGTCACCTTCGACGACGGCTTCAAGAACAACCTCTGGGCCGCGCAGATTCTGCACGAGCTGGGCCTCAGCGCCACGTTCTTCGTGCTGGCCGGCGTGATCGAGACCGATTTCGTCCCCTGGTATCTCCGCTTTGCCCATGCCCTCTCCACCCGGCGGCGCGATGCCTGCGACGGCCGGCTGGGGGCGGTCGATTTCCGCAACCGGCTCGAGAGCCGTCGCTGGTCCCGGGCCGCGAAGAACACGCTGCTGTCGTTGCCGCCGGCCGAGCGCGACGCGGCGCTCGACGAATTGACCGCGGCGCTCGACTGCCCGCCCTGGGACCGCGCCGATCGCGACTTGCAGTATTTCACCGGGGCCGACCTGCGCGAAATGCGCCGCCTGGGCCAGACGATCGGCTGCCACAGTTGGTCCCACGACAACCTGGCCCGCTGCAATGCCGACGAACGCCAGCACGAAGTCGTGGCCTCGGGCGAGGCGCTGAGCCGGCATCTGGGCGAACCGGTCACCGTGTTCAGCTACCCCGACGGCCGCTACAACGATGCCGTGGTCGAGCTGGCCTCGCGGCATTATCAACTGGCCTTCGCGGCCAACCCGCACGTCTCGGCCGCCGACGCCTGGCGCTATCCGCGCCGCCACGCGGGCAGCGAGCTGGCGCCGATTCTCGCGCCCTGGTTCCCGTTGCGGCGGCGCGCGGTCGGTTGGATCAAGTGGACGCTCGGCGAGAGGTGACCTGTGAAACTCGCCGTGCTGGTCGAACCGCCCCCCTGGCCTGCGCGGACGCGGTACTACCTCAACCGCTTGCACGCCCAACAGCCGCTCGCCGCCATTCTGGTGGTCGCACGGCCTCGGCGCAGCCAGAGCCGCGCACAGTTCTTGCGCCGCAAATTCGGCAGTCTGGGCGCGCTGCCAGCGCTGGCCGCCGCCGCGTGGTTCCGCCGCTATTCGCGCCAGATCGATGCCCTGCAGGATCGGCACTTTGCCGAACGCGCCGGCTCCGAGTCGCCGGTCGTGCCGACGATCCACTTCGACGACCTCAACGGCCCGCAAACGCTGGCCTGGATCGAGCGCGAACGGCCCGACGTGATCGTGCCCATCGCTGGCGGGATCATCAAGCCGCAACTGCTCGCGGCTACTCGCTGGGTGCGCTGGCATCACGGCATCACGCCCGACATTCGCGGCGCGAGCGCCACCTATTGGGCCATCTATCACCATCGCCCGGCCTGGCTGGGCATCACCATTCAAGAACTCGTCGCCAAGATCGACGCCGGCCCCATCCTCGCCCAGCGCGTGCTGACGCCCACCGGCGATGACGACCTGGCCAGTGTCTACGTCAAACTCGACGAGCTGTGCATCGAGCTGCTCTGCGAAACTCTCGCCGGGCTCGCCGCCGGGACGCTGCAGCCACGCCCCTGCGATCCCAAGCAGGGCCAGTATCTCTCGTCGCCCACCCTGACGTCGCTCCTGGGATTCGAGCGCCGGCAACGGGCCTTCTTCCGCCAATTCGCCGCAATTTCGCCCAGGTGATCCGATGCGCCGGCGCAACCGATCCATCGCGCTCGTTACGATCTGCTTGTTCTGCATCGGGCTGCGGGCAGAGCGCGGCTTGGCGCAGCGTGCCGCGCCCGAAGCCTACGACCAACTGGCCCGGGCGGCGTACGAAAAGCTGCACCCGCCAGGCCTTTCGGTGGCCGTCGTGGTGGCCGGCGAACAGGTGTTTGCGTCGGGCTACGGCCTGGCCGACCTCGAGAACGACGTACCCTGCACTGCCCAGACCGTCTACCGCATCGCTTCGATCTCCAAGCCGATCGCGGCGATCGCCGTATTGCAGGTCGTCGAGCAGGGCCGTGCCGCGCTGGACGACTCGATCACGAATTTTGTCCCCGAATTTCCGGCCAAGCCCGAGGGCCCCGTAACGCTGCAGCGTTTGTTGACGCATACCTCGGGTATCCGCCATTACAAGCCGGGCGAGTTCGAGCAGACGCGACATTACGACACCCTGGCCGCGGCCATCGAGATCTTCAAAGACGATCCGTTGCTGTTTGCGCCCGGCACGCGCTTTTCATATACGACCTACGGCTACAACCTGCTCGCGGGCGTCATCGAGCACACCGCCCACCAGTCGTTCGGCGATTATCTTCACGAGCGCGTATTTGCGCCCGCCGGGATGACCAGCTCGCGCCTGGAGCTGCAAGGCGAGCTTGTACCCCGCCGGGCACGGCAATATGTCCGCGGGGCCGATCAGCGCTGGCAGAACGCGCCGTTTGTCGACCTCAGCATCAAATGGGCCGGCGGCGGCGTGATTTCGACCGTCGAGGACCTGTGCCGGCTGCACGTGGCGCTCGAGTCGGGCAAGCTGCTCAAGCCCGAGTCGATCGCGCTGATGCAAACGCCTGCGACCACGCTCGCCGGCCAGCCGCTGGAATACGGCCTGGGCTGGAACATCGCCACCGACAAACAGGGGCGCACCTGGGTCTCGCATTCGGGCGGCACGACCGGGGGTACTTCGTTCCTGCTGCGCTGTCCCGACCAGCGTTGCGCCGTGGCGGTGA from Pirellulales bacterium includes:
- a CDS encoding glycosyltransferase, whose amino-acid sequence is MANPRFSICIPNFNYEKYLGRTIQSVLDQTFQDFEILVSDNASTDRSVEVVRSFAEPRIKLHVNQRNVGFAGNLDRAARMATGRFMIMLSSDDLMRRDALEVYARFFSTLGDQADATVISSNPEVIDPDDRVTGRVGIERAIWQDSDRDAELEHVCGGTTFKVEARPLLKRCLLTLKNPLFFACTCYPRALYERVEGYGGGRLINPDKWFNWKLLSAGRAAAFLDRPLFAYRVHPSNQNSLQTATAALKYMTDQYVSTLEIDNAWLKEVGLERPDVERAFVEYDVARHGLATLARGERARARRMLTFGQAVYPWHMRGNRRARALRVLLALGPLGQAIAAGAYRRYRAGAGEESNGQ
- a CDS encoding polysaccharide deacetylase family protein, which produces MAMRPPIVIFYHQLVERPRRDHYFLTNALTPEQFRRSMEQLRAGWHVLSMDEMCRIWQGDRRWPPRSVVVTFDDGFKNNLWAAQILHELGLSATFFVLAGVIETDFVPWYLRFAHALSTRRRDACDGRLGAVDFRNRLESRRWSRAAKNTLLSLPPAERDAALDELTAALDCPPWDRADRDLQYFTGADLREMRRLGQTIGCHSWSHDNLARCNADERQHEVVASGEALSRHLGEPVTVFSYPDGRYNDAVVELASRHYQLAFAANPHVSAADAWRYPRRHAGSELAPILAPWFPLRRRAVGWIKWTLGER
- a CDS encoding beta-lactamase family protein, with amino-acid sequence MRRRNRSIALVTICLFCIGLRAERGLAQRAAPEAYDQLARAAYEKLHPPGLSVAVVVAGEQVFASGYGLADLENDVPCTAQTVYRIASISKPIAAIAVLQVVEQGRAALDDSITNFVPEFPAKPEGPVTLQRLLTHTSGIRHYKPGEFEQTRHYDTLAAAIEIFKDDPLLFAPGTRFSYTTYGYNLLAGVIEHTAHQSFGDYLHERVFAPAGMTSSRLELQGELVPRRARQYVRGADQRWQNAPFVDLSIKWAGGGVISTVEDLCRLHVALESGKLLKPESIALMQTPATTLAGQPLEYGLGWNIATDKQGRTWVSHSGGTTGGTSFLLRCPDQRCAVAVIANGGNVEGLPGLARRLALTALSAGGTAPADEP